Below is a window of Rhea pennata isolate bPtePen1 chromosome 2, bPtePen1.pri, whole genome shotgun sequence DNA.
AATGGCAGGTCTCCCGTCCCACCTCAGAGACATGTCATGGGCCCTAAGGAGATCACAGCCTGCAAGGGGGAACCTTGCTTGATGCTCACATTTGAGCCTGAGTGAAAACTTCAGACTTGGGCTGTTGCTCAAGTCTCAGTCTATTGTGTGACTAGCAGTTATGGGAAAACTATAGGTGTTTTGAGAAACACTGAGTTGTTCTCAGATATTCACCCCACTGTGAAGAAAAGTTAAGATCTGGTTTCAGAAGAACAAGGAATTTATGGATGGATTGTGCTTACCTCAAGTGATGTTATGTTTGCATGTTTATATTTGTCATGTAAAGGGACAAGCAATACAAGAAACTGTGAACTAAATGAAATTTAGATGTAATATAGGGTAATAGATGGTACTTCCTATTTTTTCACCTATGGGTAACAGGAATTAAGTATGGGCAAGACAAAGGGATAAGATACCTTAGTCTGAGGAAaggaatactttaaaaatgctttcctatTTCCTACCTgagaggaatatttttaaattgatgtagtttcaattttttttcttgaatcaGATTATGTTGTTTAGGAACAGTTAAAATTTTAGTATTCAAAAttagataaaaaatgaaatggaaatcaGATTGTCCTTATAACCTGTTAATATCAACTGCATTCCTCAGAGATGCATTTGATGTATAGGCACAGGCAGGGCTTCACAGGACACCTGTCAACATCATGTGACATGTGACATCAATCACATTTTGGGGGTAAATAGAAGCCTCCACAGAGAATAAGACAAATGTGATTGCAGAGCAGCTGGATCAAAATTTTCAGGTGGTTGATATCAGAAGCAATGGTCACATCTATGCCACTTTAAGGTGATTGTGTTTACAGAATATCATATTTCACTTGCATTCTTCAAGCTTCAGAGAAGGATCAGTGACCAGTGACAGAACAGCTAtcctgaaaatgtcttttctgtgaATTATGCATCTTACTTTTAAAACTGTCTCCTGCCTTCATACAAATAATGTTGTTGTGGACATGATGGTGGTTTAAGGATACAAAAGAAAGCTGATGCATATATAAACCAGCAGACTAAAAGAAGACAATCTTTgctacttcttttctttttagtccCTGCCACATAAGTAGTGACATGGTGGAAAGTGCATCTGACAGATGTGTGCCGAGACACACAGATTTTTTGCACAGCAAGTGATTGACTAAGGAGAAGCATCATCACAAATTGCAAGCTTAGCTGAAACCACAGGCAGCTGGTTGGaaagattatttccttttattttcaggcAGAAAGATGAAGTGAGAGATACCAGTTCCTGTAGCATGCTTTTGCCCATAGTGTAGAAATGGGTATGCAACACCTTCTGGCCTTGCTTTTTCAAAGGCCAGCTTCTGTGCCTAATGGAAATCAATCACATACTTCCCACTGGCTTTAATGAAGCAGAATTAGgctcttaaaaatattcttttgtcCCCCAAAGGAATCCTTCCATTTCCTTTACAGCTAGAACGGCTGTTGAAATTAGCACTGTCTCAGAGAACATTAGTGGCTCGTAAGGAGAAATGATTTAACCATCAGCCTAGTTTTATGGAATTACAATGCACTGTGGTTTGTATAATCACTGAGAACATGCAAATTTTTATCTGAGGTGTCTTCCGCAGCAGCTGGTAAAAGACTTTCCACATGTCTAGGCAGAAATTCAGCCTGCAACAGTGGGAAGGGACCGGGTACAAGGACTCTCAGGGGGCACCTGCAAACCTGAGCATGTGTCACATGAATCCTTGTGTGCCTCCTGAAAACCAGCTTCCCTTTTGGTGTGAGTGGAAATGCCTTGTTTTACTGTCTTTGCTTGCCTCAGTGCACTCAGTGGAAGCAGAAACATGTATCAAAAATATGTGTTACATTAATTTAGTGTCTGCCAACATCATGCGCCTTACTGCATTTCAGAGGTTTAGGTCTAGATGCAGCACACGAAAACAATGCACACAGAATACTCCCATATATTAGTGTCACACTTTTTGATTTAACCGAATTAGTGCTATTATACTTTCCAAGAACAGACATCTTTATAgaattttcccttctttcttcaaCTTAGCTACTATGCTTataagaaaagagagaatatgGTGTATATACAAACAAGCCTGTATATTCCACTTCCAGAGCATCTGTCTCAGTATGTTTTCACAGACATCTGCTTTGGAAGAttacttacattttctttgtaagagCAAGAGTTTGTGTCATTaatcacaaaaatgaaaagaccaGACCTCCATGTGTCACTTTTACTTATAAGCAGGTTCTATGgatatctaaatatttttagtcttAGGCAAGATGATTAGCTGAGTACTTTCACTGGAAGTCAAAAATCCTGTAATTCATGGATGAAACAACTTGAATAGCTGGCAGTACAGTCTTAAAGGCACATGATCACAGCTGCTGAAGTGCCAGCTAGCTAGAACAAGGAAGACCACTCAGATTTGAAACATTAAGTGACTGTATGCATTTTCACAGTcttgcaagtttttcagttCTCCACAGAGGGCTAAAAGAGGGGAGACCAGAAAAAGGCTCCCTCTCATATTGTTTAGATATGTGAATTATAGTGAAATTTTTGATCCTTTCTCCCCTCGAATATAAATGAAGctcctattttttaaaaaatttcccTTGTCTTCCTTAAGAGAAAGCTTAATAATACCAGCAAGTAGAACACAAATGTGTGAGAGACTTAAAAGTAAGCTAACAGCTACGTatgttatttctgatttctagGGAAGAAGTCAGAATCTTCCCCTTTGTGTTTCAACAGATCCCTTCCAAACTCTCAGAGGCTAGCTTGTATGAGAAATATCTTCTGATTCCACTTTCTAGTGCAAACAAAACTTGAGAATTTTATGCTACAAAGTACACTGCTGTGCAACTTTCCATAGCAAGTGGTTCCTAACacacttctatttattttattcactaATGAGAGCTTATTCTTTCTTCCCTAAAGCCAGAGTGAGGTCTTTCTTGCTAGTTCACAGGGATTTTGGTTACCTAGGTCAGTCCCCTGTGAAAGGAAATGAACACAATGCATTGATTTATTCCTAATCCCTTGGAACTGTGCCTTTTTCAATATTGCTGAATATTTGGTGAGCACGTCCTTTGGACACAGAGCAGGAAGACTGAGGCAAGACATTCAGTAACATATCTTTATTTGGCTTTCCAAATCTCCAGTAATATAGACAGTCACATGGCTGGAGTTCAACAAATGTGGAAGGtacctgctgcagctctgcatgcTGCAACCATAAGACAGAAAGCATGTCAgagtgaagaaaggaaaaaaaatcagggaaaagGATGGAGAGGATTGCTGAGGAAATGGGCACAGGAAAGTTGGGAAGGCCCCATCTGTTCTCAGTTTGTGTCCTTGAACTGCAACAGCTCTGTGGCCATCACAAGGAGACTGGAGCAAAAGCACTCCCAGGGTTGGGGTCAGCCGGTAAGAGATGATAGTGACAGCAGTCATACAGGAGGGGACAGAGAATGGGCTCTATGAAGTGGTTCTGCAGTCTATCAGTTTGCAAAAGTTCTTCCGGAAACTGTCATCCAGAAAGGCATATAGGAAAGGGTTGAAGCAGCTGTTGGCATAACTTAAGATAGTGATGAAGTAGGAAATCCCAATAACCAGTGGAGTTTGTGGGATGTCTGTGGTGAGGGCCACCACTGTACTAAGGTGATAGGGCGTCCAGCAGAACAGACATACAGCCAAGATGACAACTACCATCAgggtcactttttttttggctttgtcCAGGGCTTTTGCATTGCTGTGGAGGTGCATATGTCTCAACCTGTACAGAATGGAGGTGTAAAGGATACAGATGGTGGACACTGGGATGGCAAAACCTAAAATGAGTGTGTAGATCCTACTGCCTTTCCACCACACGCTCTCAGGGTGGGGGAACACAAAGACACACTGGGAGCGCCCCTGTTCCTTGTGTATCTTAGCAAAGATGGTGAAGGGCAGGATGATGACAGTGACGAAGGACCAGACACAGAGGCTGACTATCTTGGCTGCTCGGTAGGTTCGGTAGGACATCTTCTTGGACTTGGTAGTGGCCACCACCACGAGATAGCGGTCAATGCTCATAACAGTGAGGAAGTAGATGCTGGAGAAGGTGTTGTACTGGTCTATGGAGATGATAAGCTTGCACATGAACTCGCCAAAGGGCCACTGTAGGAGCAGGTAGTCA
It encodes the following:
- the NPBWR1 gene encoding neuropeptides B/W receptor type 1; the encoded protein is MENLSFPELNSSCLAGPGGCAARGDGGLNTSAPLLIPSFYITVPVIYSFICAVGLTGNTAVIYVILKAPKMKTVTNIFILNLAIADELFILVLPINIADYLLLQWPFGEFMCKLIISIDQYNTFSSIYFLTVMSIDRYLVVVATTKSKKMSYRTYRAAKIVSLCVWSFVTVIILPFTIFAKIHKEQGRSQCVFVFPHPESVWWKGSRIYTLILGFAIPVSTICILYTSILYRLRHMHLHSNAKALDKAKKKVTLMVVVILAVCLFCWTPYHLSTVVALTTDIPQTPLVIGISYFITILSYANSCFNPFLYAFLDDSFRKNFCKLIDCRTTS